In Ferroplasma sp., a single window of DNA contains:
- a CDS encoding MarC family protein, whose protein sequence is MDIILLFITVFVALFAIINPIGAVPILITLTDGYSLKERKEVIRRSVYMASGMLFGFMFLGVYIFDILGISIYDFEIAGGILLFKVGFDMLQGKTSQTKITNAEQQDSADREAIAIAPIGTPLLAGPGSITTAIIYFNGTGIHILSRIVVIAAVILVLILAFIILKYSLTIFQRIGKTGSIVISRIMGLLLTAIAVDLITTGIIHIFL, encoded by the coding sequence ATGGATATTATTCTTCTATTTATAACCGTTTTCGTGGCACTGTTTGCAATTATAAACCCCATAGGAGCAGTACCAATACTTATCACACTCACAGATGGTTACAGCCTGAAAGAGAGAAAGGAGGTGATCCGGAGAAGTGTCTACATGGCCTCTGGGATGCTCTTCGGCTTTATGTTCCTTGGTGTGTATATATTTGATATCCTTGGAATCAGCATATATGATTTTGAAATAGCTGGTGGCATTCTACTCTTCAAGGTCGGTTTTGATATGCTACAGGGTAAAACCTCCCAGACAAAAATTACAAATGCAGAGCAGCAGGATTCGGCTGATAGGGAAGCAATAGCCATAGCCCCAATAGGAACACCTCTGCTTGCTGGTCCGGGATCAATAACAACGGCCATAATATATTTTAATGGGACCGGAATACATATACTGTCAAGAATTGTTGTAATAGCCGCAGTAATTCTCGTGCTTATACTTGCATTCATTATACTAAAGTATTCTCTTACAATTTTCCAGAGAATAGGTAAAACTGGGTCAATAGTGATATCAAGAATAATGGGATTGCTATTAACAGCCATAGCCGTTGACTTGATTACAACTGGAATCATTCATATTTTTCTCTGA
- a CDS encoding ATP-binding protein: MGSYVNYSEYPDTSYIKIPTSPLERVIGQEEAVRLALIAAKQRRNLLLVGPPGVGKSMIAQAMSFYISRPEEEIRVVHNPSYPERPFVEVRTISEIEREKHEMNSIEGEIIDPKNAPDNVAQRLGYKCPHCGFYSPPTESVCPNCNNSKAANNTQGPFNDVFNVIGVAFGVNNNNDRVTQTRKIGDREEIVVYEKYGDKIRVLDEKTLERRRKLEKKSPSKVIVPIDRNPFVLATGASETELLGDVRHDPYGGHPQLGTMPYERVVAGSVHMAHEGVLFIDEITHLGKLQRFILTAMQERKFPIVGRNPQSAGASVKVDDVPTDFILVAACNIQDLQYILSPLRSRIVGNGYEILMENSMPDTKENRMRYLQFIAQEINMDGKIPNMAIDATDIIINEGRRRALEDHKSNALTLKLRELGGLVRASGDMAVENHHKLIEKSDVKEALSLYVPVEEKIKKYYGSMTNAIGEEATGSQKGEYYNYYNYNEDRSYQ, encoded by the coding sequence ATGGGATCATATGTAAATTACAGCGAATATCCGGATACATCATATATAAAAATACCAACAAGCCCGCTGGAAAGGGTAATAGGTCAGGAAGAGGCTGTTCGCCTGGCACTTATAGCCGCAAAACAGAGGAGGAATCTTCTTCTTGTTGGTCCTCCGGGAGTTGGAAAATCCATGATTGCCCAGGCTATGTCTTTTTATATTAGCAGGCCGGAGGAAGAAATCAGGGTAGTGCATAATCCATCATATCCAGAAAGGCCTTTTGTAGAGGTAAGAACTATCAGTGAGATTGAGAGAGAAAAGCACGAAATGAACTCTATAGAGGGAGAAATCATAGATCCAAAAAATGCACCGGATAATGTTGCACAGAGACTTGGATATAAATGTCCACACTGTGGATTTTATTCCCCACCCACTGAGAGCGTGTGCCCCAACTGTAATAACAGCAAGGCGGCAAATAATACTCAGGGTCCATTCAATGATGTTTTTAACGTTATAGGCGTGGCCTTTGGTGTGAATAACAATAATGATAGGGTGACGCAAACCAGAAAAATCGGTGACAGGGAAGAGATAGTCGTATACGAAAAATACGGCGATAAGATCAGGGTGCTTGATGAGAAAACACTGGAAAGGCGCCGGAAACTTGAAAAGAAAAGCCCAAGCAAGGTAATAGTACCCATAGACCGAAATCCATTTGTGCTGGCTACAGGGGCCAGTGAGACTGAGCTTCTTGGAGATGTGAGGCATGATCCATATGGAGGGCATCCACAGCTTGGAACCATGCCATATGAGCGTGTAGTTGCAGGTTCGGTGCATATGGCACATGAGGGTGTTCTATTTATAGACGAAATTACACATCTTGGAAAACTTCAGCGTTTTATACTCACAGCGATGCAGGAAAGGAAGTTCCCCATAGTAGGAAGAAATCCGCAGAGTGCTGGGGCAAGTGTCAAGGTTGATGATGTACCAACAGATTTCATACTTGTCGCGGCATGTAATATACAGGATTTACAGTACATACTGAGTCCACTCCGTTCAAGGATTGTTGGAAATGGTTACGAAATTTTAATGGAGAATTCCATGCCAGACACGAAGGAAAACAGAATGAGGTACCTCCAGTTTATCGCCCAGGAAATCAACATGGACGGAAAAATACCTAACATGGCAATAGATGCAACAGATATCATTATAAACGAGGGTAGAAGAAGGGCACTTGAAGACCACAAAAGCAACGCCCTAACCCTTAAGCTCAGGGAGCTTGGTGGTCTTGTAAGGGCCTCAGGCGATATGGCAGTTGAAAATCATCATAAGTTAATAGAAAAATCTGATGTCAAGGAGGCACTTTCCCTGTATGTTCCTGTAGAAGAAAAGATCAAAAAATACTACGGCAGTATGACCAACGCAATAGGTGAGGAGGCAACCGGATCTCAGAAGGGCGAATATTATAATTATTACAATTATAACGAAGACAGATCGTACCAATGA
- a CDS encoding type I 3-dehydroquinate dehydratase yields the protein MPGNSCKVYTSVFFVDFRHMKMEFENGSMDFSKSYEIRYDLFEHRDTVNLGQVLEYLNKNLVDYIFTFRSSQPDQITTIYTYAMNYTPPIVDVDIGSFNFRRSFFNNTNLMVSFHGLNNDNVHLVLKDMSAISPDIYKIALLYNDTGKFLDDLDYLYHYKNDHQIKLAYIPMGNNNSLFRLVSAITVSDYAYASYKHETAPGQIEASEFISLLGRFREKYE from the coding sequence ATGCCCGGCAACTCATGTAAGGTTTACACATCAGTTTTTTTCGTTGACTTCAGGCACATGAAAATGGAATTTGAAAATGGGTCTATGGACTTTTCAAAGAGTTACGAAATTAGATATGATCTCTTCGAGCACAGGGATACTGTAAATTTAGGACAGGTACTGGAATATTTAAACAAAAATCTTGTTGATTATATATTTACATTCAGATCCAGCCAGCCCGATCAGATAACAACAATTTATACTTATGCCATGAATTACACTCCTCCAATAGTGGATGTTGACATCGGGTCTTTCAATTTCCGGAGAAGTTTTTTTAATAATACAAATCTCATGGTTTCATTTCATGGTTTAAATAATGACAACGTGCATCTTGTATTAAAGGACATGTCAGCAATTTCCCCTGATATATATAAAATAGCATTGCTTTACAATGATACGGGAAAATTTCTTGACGATCTGGATTACCTGTATCATTATAAGAATGATCATCAAATTAAACTGGCATACATACCTATGGGGAACAACAATAGCCTTTTCAGGCTTGTTTCTGCCATTACCGTTTCTGATTATGCTTATGCTTCATATAAGCACGAAACAGCTCCTGGACAGATAGAAGCCTCTGAATTTATCTCTCTATTGGGCCGCTTCAGAGAAAAATATGAATGA